From Chryseobacterium sp. IHB B 17019, one genomic window encodes:
- a CDS encoding rhamnogalacturonidase: MKSQNTSNFLLSLFVLLLFSSGVKSQDKFPDGTKIPKWFKENKPTDINKLGKKYILTDNGVKNDSTVLQTKQVQAVIDLAAKNGGGVIIVPKGTFLISSVFFKQGTHLHLENGARLKGSDDISDFPVVETRMEGQTVKYFPALINADGLDGFTISGKGTLDGNGLRFWKAFWKRRQWNPKCTNMDEMRPRIIYISNSKNVQIEGITVKNSPFWSTHYYKSEFVKLLNLTILAPKEPVKAPSTDAVDIDVCTNFLIKNCYMSVNDDAIALKGGKGPKADKALENGENRNIIIEDNSFGFCHSVLTCGSESIHNYNVILRNSKVKDASRLLHLKMRPDTPQHYEYLTVENITGNVKTFLYVKGWNQFFDLKGEERPRKSLANNILIKNIDISCETAFDVEKSDLYDLTDFTFENLKVKALKPKEENLDAIKNLKKINVNVTQVASLDKSYDKKDDSDVAAK; encoded by the coding sequence ATGAAATCTCAAAATACATCAAACTTCTTATTATCTCTTTTTGTACTCTTATTGTTTTCATCAGGAGTAAAAAGCCAGGATAAATTCCCTGATGGCACTAAAATTCCTAAATGGTTTAAAGAAAATAAACCTACGGACATCAATAAATTAGGAAAAAAATACATTCTTACCGACAATGGAGTGAAAAATGACAGCACGGTTCTGCAGACAAAACAGGTTCAGGCAGTTATTGATCTGGCGGCTAAAAATGGCGGCGGTGTCATCATTGTCCCGAAAGGAACATTCCTGATCAGTTCTGTTTTCTTTAAACAGGGAACGCATTTGCATTTGGAGAACGGAGCGAGGTTAAAAGGAAGCGATGATATCAGTGATTTTCCGGTTGTAGAAACAAGAATGGAAGGACAGACTGTAAAATATTTTCCGGCATTGATCAACGCAGACGGACTGGATGGCTTTACTATTTCGGGAAAAGGAACGCTGGATGGAAACGGATTGCGCTTTTGGAAAGCATTCTGGAAAAGACGACAGTGGAATCCTAAGTGCACGAATATGGACGAAATGAGACCAAGAATCATTTATATTTCAAATTCTAAAAATGTTCAGATTGAAGGAATTACCGTAAAAAATTCCCCTTTCTGGAGTACTCACTATTATAAGAGTGAATTTGTAAAATTATTAAACTTGACAATTTTAGCACCGAAAGAACCGGTAAAAGCACCAAGTACAGATGCTGTTGATATCGATGTCTGCACAAATTTCCTGATAAAAAATTGCTATATGTCGGTGAACGACGATGCGATTGCATTGAAAGGAGGAAAAGGCCCGAAAGCAGATAAAGCCCTTGAAAATGGTGAAAACAGAAACATCATTATTGAAGACAACAGCTTTGGTTTTTGTCACAGTGTTCTGACTTGTGGCAGCGAATCTATCCACAACTACAACGTAATTCTGCGTAACTCAAAGGTGAAAGATGCTTCGAGATTGTTACACCTTAAAATGAGACCGGATACTCCCCAACACTACGAATATCTTACAGTTGAAAATATCACGGGCAATGTTAAAACTTTTCTCTATGTAAAAGGCTGGAACCAGTTTTTTGATCTAAAAGGTGAAGAAAGACCTAGAAAATCTTTAGCGAATAATATTCTGATCAAAAATATTGACATCAGCTGTGAAACGGCATTTGATGTTGAAAAATCAGACTTGTATGATTTGACAGATTTCACATTTGAGAACTTAAAAGTAAAAGCCTTAAAGCCTAAAGAGGAAAATTTGGATGCCATTAAAAATTTGAAAAAAATTAACGTTAATGTTACCCAAGTAGCTTCTTTAGACAAATCTTACGACAAAAAAGACGATTCCGACGTTGCCGCAAAATGA
- a CDS encoding glycoside hydrolase family 2, whose translation MSCFSKIFVLFCLCSQLLHAQSKEIQFLSGTDSEHTKEWDFWINGGRKSGSWNKIQVPSHWEQQGFGSYNYGRDYVTYGKNFKFNDEAGLYKYKFSVPNSWKGKSIDIVFEGSMTDTEVKINGQLAGEIHQGAFYEFKYDLSDKLKFGKENILEIKVSKMSADKSVNNAERLADYWVLGGIFRPVYLEAMPKENISWTAIEAKADGTFRSNIHLKGINSVNNLKVEIFDAKNILVGESQITVQKGDTLKQIRFSVKNPKLWTAETPNLYKAKFSLNKNRKNIFQTAEKFGFRTIEIRKGDGIYINGIKIKMKGINRHVWWPETGRAVNKNIDLMDVQLIKEMNMNAVRCSHYPPNKSFLKICDSLGLYVLDELAGWQKKYSTEIGKKLVREMVTRDVNHPSIIFWSNGNEGGHNFDLDAEFAKYDLSNRPIIHAHHKPENAFNGIDCNHYEDYYSTKKILEGDNIYMPTEFLHAQDDGGGGTSLADYWELHWNSKKGAGGFLWAFADEGLMRTDFNNQIDVNAINAPDGIVGPHREKEGSFYAIREIYSPVKISLKMISNDFNGIISVENRYHFTNLNECQFEWKLVKFKTPFSSESGFEVIQKGKAESPNIKPTEKGNINLNLPSNWKESEALVLTATDFFGKEIYTWTWKISSNDEISKQFQKTLSKEFPVSVVENDSLFILKSEEKEFSFGKKDGLLKSIILDKKGKKMTFRNGPVFVNGKTELSSIKSLTEGQNQIIKVSYSDGKKINWKLNSNGILELNYEYSLSGDYAFAGVSFDYPENYVISTKWLGKGPYHVWKNRLQGQTYNVWQNLKNSTRTGFSPWIYPEFKGYFDDISWLQLDTAEGKITIGTKEEKMFVRLFDFYGIYGAEGYPKLPAGNISFLDAIPPLGTVLAFNINDKTETLGPESELNHLNGTFKRTLYFYFGLPDLGDENKQFTMPKENILTD comes from the coding sequence ATGAGTTGTTTTTCCAAAATATTCGTTCTGTTTTGCTTATGCTCACAATTATTGCATGCTCAATCTAAGGAAATTCAATTCCTGAGCGGGACAGATTCTGAGCATACCAAAGAATGGGATTTTTGGATCAATGGAGGAAGAAAATCCGGAAGCTGGAACAAAATTCAGGTACCTTCACATTGGGAACAGCAGGGATTTGGCTCTTATAATTATGGACGAGATTATGTGACTTATGGCAAAAATTTTAAGTTTAATGATGAAGCAGGTCTTTATAAATACAAATTTTCAGTCCCAAATTCATGGAAAGGGAAATCAATAGACATTGTTTTTGAAGGTTCAATGACCGACACCGAAGTCAAGATTAATGGTCAACTTGCAGGCGAAATTCATCAGGGTGCTTTTTATGAATTTAAATATGATCTTTCTGATAAATTAAAATTCGGGAAAGAAAATATTCTCGAAATCAAAGTCTCTAAAATGTCAGCAGATAAATCCGTTAACAATGCAGAACGTCTCGCCGATTATTGGGTTCTGGGAGGGATTTTCAGGCCCGTTTATCTTGAAGCGATGCCAAAAGAAAATATTTCGTGGACAGCCATCGAAGCCAAAGCAGACGGAACTTTTCGTTCAAATATTCATTTAAAAGGAATTAATTCTGTAAACAATTTAAAAGTTGAAATATTTGATGCTAAAAATATTCTCGTTGGTGAATCACAGATTACAGTTCAAAAAGGAGATACTTTAAAACAAATCCGGTTTTCCGTTAAAAATCCAAAACTCTGGACAGCAGAAACGCCCAATTTATACAAAGCTAAATTCAGTTTAAATAAAAACAGAAAGAATATCTTTCAAACCGCAGAAAAATTCGGCTTCCGAACCATTGAAATCCGAAAAGGCGACGGAATTTATATCAACGGAATCAAGATCAAAATGAAAGGCATCAACCGCCATGTTTGGTGGCCCGAAACTGGTCGAGCCGTCAACAAAAATATTGATTTGATGGATGTTCAGCTCATCAAAGAAATGAATATGAACGCCGTTCGCTGTTCGCATTATCCACCGAATAAATCATTTTTAAAAATTTGCGATTCGTTAGGTTTATATGTTTTGGATGAATTGGCGGGATGGCAAAAAAAATACAGCACAGAAATTGGTAAAAAGCTTGTCAGAGAAATGGTTACAAGAGATGTCAATCATCCCTCCATCATTTTTTGGAGCAACGGAAATGAAGGCGGACATAATTTTGATTTGGATGCAGAGTTTGCAAAATATGACTTATCAAATCGTCCCATAATTCATGCTCACCATAAACCGGAAAATGCTTTCAACGGCATAGACTGCAATCACTACGAAGACTATTACAGCACAAAAAAAATTCTTGAAGGAGACAATATCTACATGCCAACCGAATTTTTGCATGCGCAGGATGATGGCGGTGGCGGAACTTCTTTAGCCGATTATTGGGAGCTTCACTGGAACTCCAAAAAAGGCGCGGGCGGTTTTCTTTGGGCTTTTGCGGATGAAGGTTTGATGAGAACGGATTTCAATAATCAAATTGATGTGAATGCAATCAATGCACCGGATGGAATTGTTGGTCCACACCGTGAAAAAGAGGGAAGCTTCTATGCGATTCGGGAAATTTATAGTCCGGTAAAAATTAGTCTTAAAATGATTTCAAATGATTTTAACGGAATCATTTCTGTAGAAAACCGCTACCATTTTACGAATTTAAATGAATGTCAGTTTGAATGGAAATTGGTGAAGTTTAAAACACCTTTTTCGTCCGAATCAGGATTTGAAGTAATTCAAAAAGGAAAAGCAGAATCTCCAAATATAAAACCAACAGAAAAAGGAAATATTAATCTGAATCTTCCATCAAATTGGAAAGAAAGTGAAGCTTTAGTACTGACTGCGACTGATTTTTTCGGAAAAGAAATTTATACCTGGACTTGGAAAATTTCGTCTAATGATGAAATTTCAAAACAATTTCAGAAAACTTTGAGCAAAGAATTTCCGGTTTCTGTTGTAGAAAATGATTCTTTATTTATTTTAAAATCAGAAGAAAAAGAATTTTCATTTGGAAAAAAAGATGGATTATTGAAATCAATTATTCTTGATAAAAAAGGCAAAAAAATGACTTTCCGAAACGGACCGGTTTTCGTGAATGGAAAAACAGAATTATCTTCCATAAAATCCTTGACAGAAGGTCAAAATCAAATCATAAAAGTTTCATACAGTGACGGGAAAAAAATTAACTGGAAACTGAATTCCAACGGAATTTTAGAACTAAATTATGAATATTCTCTTTCAGGAGATTATGCTTTTGCAGGTGTAAGTTTCGATTATCCTGAAAATTATGTCATCAGCACAAAATGGCTGGGTAAAGGACCATATCACGTTTGGAAAAATCGTTTACAAGGACAGACTTATAATGTCTGGCAGAATTTAAAAAACTCAACCCGAACGGGTTTTTCACCGTGGATTTATCCTGAATTTAAAGGGTATTTTGATGATATTTCGTGGCTGCAATTAGATACCGCAGAAGGGAAAATTACTATCGGAACGAAAGAAGAAAAAATGTTCGTCAGACTTTTTGATTTTTATGGAATTTACGGAGCAGAAGGTTATCCGAAATTGCCAGCAGGAAATATTTCATTTTTGGATGCAATTCCGCCTTTGGGAACTGTTTTGGCGTTTAATATTAATGATAAAACTGAAACTTTAGGACCGGAAAGTGAATTGAATCATCTCAATGGAACCTTTAAAAGAACACTGTATTTTTATTTCGGTTTACCGGATTTGGGTGATGAAAATAAACAATTTACCATGCCGAAAGAAAACATTTTAACGGATTAA
- a CDS encoding rhamnogalacturonan acetylesterase, which translates to MKNWIKILTLFLSSFLFAQQTSFKFDFGGSRTENGFIPVTSTSKFDKKTGYGFMDISGLKSVDNGGNALTGDYLTSDKPFYFSVVIPEGNYDIKLSLGDSKGTSETTVRVENRRLMLDDVKTKQGEIIEKIITVHVKDSIIRNQNGVEIGIVKLKPRERKYLHWDNLLTIEFNDKAPKVCALTIQPNKTAKTIYLTGDSTVVDALYEPWASWGQMLPYFFVPKEVVIANYAESGETLKAFEDRHRIDKIWNKIKSGDYLFIQFGHNDQKSGNSTKSGYRKRLKEWIQKAKQLGANPVLVTSMNRRVFDENDKIVNTLDDFPDAMREIAKEEKVYFIDLNAMSKTLFEAMGPGNSKKAFVYYPANSYPNQPNVLADDTHFNTYGAYELAKCVVKSIVDQKLPLSKFVSKNYKGFDLNKPDAVETFHWPESVFMEALKPDGN; encoded by the coding sequence ATGAAAAACTGGATAAAAATTTTAACGCTTTTTTTAAGTTCGTTTTTGTTTGCTCAACAAACCTCTTTCAAATTTGATTTTGGAGGAAGCAGAACCGAGAATGGTTTTATTCCAGTTACTTCAACTTCAAAGTTTGACAAGAAAACAGGCTATGGATTTATGGATATTTCCGGTTTAAAATCCGTTGACAATGGAGGAAATGCTTTGACGGGAGATTATCTCACAAGCGATAAACCTTTCTATTTTTCTGTGGTAATTCCGGAAGGAAATTATGATATTAAATTAAGTCTAGGCGATTCTAAAGGAACTTCGGAAACAACAGTTCGTGTAGAAAACCGCCGTCTGATGTTGGATGATGTGAAAACAAAACAAGGTGAAATCATCGAAAAAATAATCACTGTTCATGTGAAAGACAGCATTATTCGCAATCAAAACGGAGTCGAAATCGGGATTGTAAAATTAAAACCGAGAGAAAGAAAATATTTACATTGGGACAATTTATTGACGATTGAATTTAATGATAAAGCTCCAAAAGTTTGTGCATTAACCATTCAACCCAACAAAACAGCGAAAACAATTTATCTGACCGGAGATTCTACCGTGGTAGACGCACTCTACGAACCTTGGGCATCTTGGGGACAAATGTTGCCCTATTTTTTTGTTCCAAAAGAAGTTGTTATTGCCAATTATGCCGAAAGCGGAGAAACGCTGAAAGCCTTTGAAGACCGCCACCGAATCGATAAAATCTGGAACAAAATAAAATCTGGAGATTATCTCTTCATCCAATTTGGACACAATGACCAGAAATCTGGAAACAGTACGAAATCCGGTTACAGAAAGAGGTTAAAAGAATGGATTCAGAAAGCTAAGCAATTGGGAGCAAATCCGGTTTTGGTAACCTCTATGAACCGAAGAGTTTTTGATGAGAATGATAAGATTGTCAACACTTTGGATGATTTTCCTGATGCTATGCGTGAAATAGCGAAAGAAGAAAAAGTATATTTTATTGACCTGAATGCAATGAGTAAAACGCTGTTTGAAGCAATGGGACCGGGAAACTCGAAAAAAGCATTTGTATATTATCCGGCTAATTCTTACCCCAATCAACCGAATGTTTTGGCGGATGACACTCATTTTAATACGTATGGAGCTTATGAACTGGCAAAATGTGTTGTAAAAAGTATTGTCGATCAGAAGCTGCCTTTGAGTAAATTTGTTTCTAAAAATTATAAAGGTTTTGATTTAAATAAACCTGATGCTGTCGAAACATTTCATTGGCCGGAAAGTGTCTTTATGGAGGCTTTAAAACCTGATGGAAATTAA
- a CDS encoding LacI family DNA-binding transcriptional regulator codes for MNKKNATIYDISKKLNVSVATVSRALNDHPRISQATKDLVKKTAKEMNYKQNNLAKALKSGETKNVGIIVPYINTNFFSSVIRGIEEELSPHGYHVIICQSHEDVNIEKRHLNTLLNAQVDGIFMSVSKTTIDTEHIQNILDTTNTPIIFFDRKKDISGISTVTIDDYQGGYMATQHLINEGYRNICHFSGDLNLEIYQNRLNGYKQALLDHNLSIKEENIITTGSSIDEGIDAVKKLWDKKSVPDAIFSSSDFAALGACQELKKRKIKIPQEVAIIGFSNEPFTQFMELPMSSVDQTPVTMGKMAGQVFIDGVKGNGSGVSIEKKVVLAPQLYIRKSSKRK; via the coding sequence ATGAATAAGAAAAATGCCACAATATATGACATCTCGAAAAAGCTTAACGTAAGTGTGGCAACTGTTTCCAGAGCATTGAACGACCATCCGAGAATAAGCCAGGCAACAAAAGATTTGGTGAAGAAAACCGCCAAAGAAATGAACTATAAGCAAAATAATCTTGCCAAAGCTCTGAAAAGCGGGGAAACAAAAAATGTAGGAATTATCGTGCCTTACATTAATACGAATTTCTTTTCATCTGTGATCCGTGGAATTGAGGAAGAGCTTTCTCCGCATGGTTATCATGTGATTATCTGCCAGAGCCATGAGGATGTAAATATTGAGAAAAGGCACCTAAACACCTTGCTTAACGCTCAGGTTGATGGAATTTTCATGTCGGTTTCCAAAACGACAATTGATACCGAACATATTCAGAATATTCTGGATACCACCAACACTCCTATTATCTTTTTTGACCGTAAAAAAGACATTTCAGGGATCAGTACGGTGACTATTGATGACTATCAAGGCGGTTACATGGCAACGCAACACCTTATTAATGAAGGCTACAGAAATATTTGCCATTTTTCTGGGGACTTAAATCTGGAAATTTATCAAAACCGTCTGAATGGTTATAAACAGGCTTTACTTGACCATAATTTAAGTATAAAAGAAGAAAATATCATCACAACCGGAAGTTCGATTGATGAAGGAATTGACGCGGTTAAAAAACTTTGGGATAAAAAGTCCGTTCCGGATGCTATCTTTTCATCCAGTGATTTTGCTGCGTTGGGCGCTTGTCAGGAATTGAAAAAGCGTAAAATTAAAATTCCACAAGAAGTTGCAATTATTGGTTTTTCAAACGAACCTTTTACCCAATTTATGGAGCTTCCGATGAGTTCTGTCGACCAGACTCCTGTAACAATGGGGAAAATGGCGGGACAGGTTTTTATTGATGGTGTGAAAGGAAATGGTTCCGGGGTTTCTATTGAGAAGAAAGTGGTTTTGGCGCCGCAGCTTTATATTAGAAAGTCGTCGAAAAGGAAGTAA